A genomic stretch from Ureibacillus composti includes:
- a CDS encoding LacI family DNA-binding transcriptional regulator: MKKVTISDVAGEANVSKSTVSQYLNNRFEYMSEETRQKIQDAIETLNYRPNIVARSLKQKSTKTVGVIVANIVHSFSTQIINELEINLHKHGFHMIVCNSNDQPEKEREHIEVLISKQVDGIIVFPTTANIDLFEKMYKQHFPIVFIDRKIDSLPIPSVLLDNKLASKLAVDAFVEKGYQNIAFITNAIDQPITPRVERLQGFKEAIESYGLSVSRDHLNAVPVNQIQQRLNDLFNEVQPDGILVANDRVLIELLSFVKQKGIKIPSEIGIIGIDEVPFASFFDPPICTIEQPFQEIALQAATILVEKIQSQNKTYQEIYRFLPKLNDRDSY; the protein is encoded by the coding sequence ATGAAAAAAGTAACAATTAGCGATGTTGCAGGTGAGGCAAATGTTTCAAAGAGCACAGTATCACAATATTTGAACAATCGTTTTGAATATATGAGTGAAGAAACACGTCAAAAAATCCAAGACGCAATTGAAACCTTAAATTATCGACCAAATATAGTTGCCAGAAGCTTAAAACAAAAGTCAACGAAAACAGTAGGGGTAATCGTTGCCAATATTGTCCACTCATTCTCAACACAGATTATAAATGAATTGGAAATTAACTTACATAAACATGGGTTTCATATGATCGTTTGCAACTCAAATGATCAGCCGGAAAAGGAACGGGAACATATTGAAGTTCTTATATCTAAACAAGTAGATGGAATTATTGTGTTTCCAACAACCGCCAATATTGATTTATTTGAAAAAATGTATAAGCAGCATTTTCCAATCGTCTTTATTGACCGCAAAATAGATAGTTTACCTATTCCTAGTGTTTTATTGGACAACAAACTAGCAAGTAAATTAGCGGTAGATGCATTTGTAGAGAAGGGTTATCAAAATATTGCGTTCATTACCAATGCGATAGACCAACCAATTACGCCTCGTGTGGAGCGATTACAAGGATTTAAAGAAGCAATAGAATCTTACGGCCTTTCAGTATCTAGGGATCATTTAAATGCGGTTCCTGTAAACCAAATTCAACAAAGGCTGAACGATTTATTTAATGAAGTTCAACCAGATGGAATTTTAGTAGCAAATGACCGTGTACTCATTGAATTATTAAGCTTTGTAAAACAAAAGGGAATAAAAATACCAAGTGAGATTGGAATTATTGGAATTGATGAAGTACCATTTGCGTCCTTTTTCGATCCGCCAATTTGTACAATCGAACAACCATTTCAAGAAATTGCATTGCAAGCAGCGACGATTTTAGTAGAAAAAATTCAAAGTCAAAACAAAACTTATCAAGAAATCTATCGCTTTTTGCCAAAACTTAATGACAGAGATTCATATTAA
- a CDS encoding SDR family oxidoreductase, which translates to MIPVHGNLRGRVAVITGGSGVLCSEMARELARQGMKVAIISLNKDKGQRVVDSIVSSGGEAMAISANVLEKQSLIAAREEILTQFGGVDLLINGAGGNHPDAITVTEESVQEVEGKTFFDLEEQGFINVFSLNFTGTFLACQVFGQELLKAQAPSIINISSMSGFTPLTKIPAYSAAKASINNFTEWLAVHFAQAGLRVNAIAPGFFITTQNKDLLVDEKGEYTNRSKKILAATPMKKFGEPEQLLGALLFLADEAYSSFVTGTTIPVDGGFNAYSGV; encoded by the coding sequence ATGATTCCAGTACACGGCAATTTAAGGGGACGCGTCGCTGTAATTACAGGAGGTAGTGGAGTTTTATGTTCTGAAATGGCTCGTGAATTAGCGCGTCAAGGAATGAAGGTCGCCATTATCAGTTTGAACAAAGACAAAGGACAAAGAGTAGTAGATAGCATTGTTAGCTCTGGTGGAGAAGCAATGGCTATCAGTGCCAACGTTTTAGAAAAACAGTCATTAATTGCAGCGCGAGAAGAAATATTAACTCAATTTGGTGGTGTTGATTTATTAATAAATGGAGCTGGTGGGAATCATCCAGATGCAATAACTGTAACTGAGGAATCAGTTCAAGAAGTAGAAGGGAAAACATTCTTTGATTTAGAAGAACAAGGGTTTATAAATGTATTCTCTTTAAACTTTACAGGGACCTTCCTTGCTTGCCAAGTATTTGGTCAAGAATTATTAAAAGCTCAAGCTCCATCAATTATTAATATTTCATCAATGAGCGGGTTTACACCATTAACAAAAATACCAGCTTATAGTGCAGCGAAAGCATCTATTAATAATTTCACAGAATGGCTAGCGGTTCACTTTGCTCAAGCAGGACTTCGAGTGAATGCAATTGCTCCAGGATTCTTTATAACAACGCAAAATAAAGATTTACTTGTAGATGAAAAGGGTGAATATACAAATCGCTCAAAAAAAATACTAGCAGCTACACCTATGAAAAAATTTGGTGAGCCAGAACAATTATTAGGTGCTTTATTATTCCTGGCAGATGAAGCCTATTCTTCATTTGTAACAGGTACTACAATCCCTGTGGATGGTGGATTTAACGCATATTCAGGAGTTTAA
- the uxuA gene encoding mannonate dehydratase yields the protein MNITFRWYGRGNDTVTLEHIKQIPGTKGIVWALHNKQAGELWTKEEIKEEVDYIQSFGFHTDVVESVNVHEDIKLGKPTRDQYIENYKETIRNLGEFGVKVICYNFMPIFDWTRTDLFHPLPDGSTALYFDKEKVINLDPQELVNTVSQASELSLPGWEPERLARLSELFEEYKGVDEEQLWGNLKYFLEAIIPVAEEVGIQMAIHPDDPPYSIFGLPRIITGADSYERLIQITKSHANAFTLCTGSMGASPENNMVEIAEKYAYRSPFAHIRNVKIEENGSFAETSHFTSDGSIDIKSVVKVLSNQNYKGYVRPDHGRHLWGEVCRPGYGLYDRALGIMYLLGLWDAYKNVKG from the coding sequence ATGAATATAACATTTCGTTGGTATGGTCGCGGTAATGATACTGTGACGTTAGAACATATTAAACAAATTCCAGGTACAAAAGGAATTGTCTGGGCACTTCATAACAAACAAGCTGGTGAACTTTGGACAAAAGAGGAGATTAAAGAAGAAGTCGATTATATTCAAAGCTTTGGGTTCCACACAGATGTTGTAGAAAGTGTAAATGTACATGAAGATATTAAACTTGGTAAACCAACTCGCGACCAATATATCGAAAACTATAAAGAAACAATTCGAAATCTAGGAGAATTTGGAGTGAAGGTGATTTGCTATAACTTCATGCCGATTTTCGACTGGACTCGTACCGACCTTTTCCATCCACTGCCTGACGGATCAACAGCGCTATATTTTGATAAAGAAAAGGTGATTAACCTAGATCCACAAGAACTTGTAAATACAGTTAGCCAAGCATCAGAACTTTCATTACCGGGTTGGGAGCCGGAACGTTTAGCTCGCCTTTCTGAACTTTTTGAGGAATATAAGGGGGTCGACGAGGAACAACTTTGGGGAAATCTCAAATACTTTTTAGAAGCTATTATTCCGGTTGCAGAAGAAGTTGGTATTCAAATGGCCATTCACCCAGATGATCCACCGTATTCAATTTTTGGATTGCCTCGTATTATTACAGGGGCAGATAGCTATGAACGTTTAATTCAAATTACTAAATCACATGCAAACGCTTTCACTCTTTGCACAGGTTCGATGGGTGCTAGCCCAGAAAATAATATGGTTGAAATTGCAGAAAAATACGCATATAGATCCCCATTTGCACATATTCGAAATGTGAAAATTGAGGAGAATGGTAGTTTTGCCGAAACGTCTCATTTTACTAGTGATGGTTCTATTGATATTAAAAGTGTTGTAAAAGTACTTTCAAATCAAAATTATAAAGGATATGTTCGTCCAGACCATGGGCGTCACTTATGGGGAGAAGTTTGTCGCCCAGGTTACGGTTTATACGACCGTGCACTTGGCATTATGTATTTACTAGGACTTTGGGATGCTTATAAAAATGTGAAAGGGTGA
- a CDS encoding bifunctional 2-keto-4-hydroxyglutarate aldolase/2-keto-3-deoxy-6-phosphogluconate aldolase, with protein MRKFEVLQTLVNEKLVAVIRGNSPEEAITLTKGAIEGGITSIELTYTTPFVHEVFTAFKNSQALIGAGTVLDAETARHAILHGAQFVVSPSFSKEIATVCNRYSIPYLPGCMTIREMVMALEAGCDILKLFPASNFTPSFIKSVKGPLPHVQIMPTGGINASNMNNWIDAGAVAVGIGSDFNRAYKDGGYEAVVAASRKYRGELGK; from the coding sequence ATGAGGAAATTCGAAGTATTACAAACTCTTGTAAATGAAAAGTTAGTTGCTGTTATTCGCGGTAATAGTCCAGAAGAAGCTATTACCTTAACAAAAGGTGCCATTGAGGGTGGTATTACCTCGATCGAGCTTACATATACAACTCCATTTGTACATGAAGTTTTTACGGCTTTTAAGAATAGCCAAGCATTAATTGGTGCAGGAACTGTCTTAGACGCAGAAACTGCAAGGCACGCTATTTTACATGGTGCGCAGTTTGTCGTTAGTCCTTCCTTTAGTAAAGAAATTGCTACTGTCTGTAATCGATATAGCATCCCTTATTTACCAGGATGCATGACGATTCGTGAAATGGTCATGGCGCTAGAAGCAGGATGTGATATTTTGAAGCTGTTCCCAGCAAGCAATTTTACCCCTTCCTTTATCAAATCTGTAAAAGGACCCCTTCCTCATGTACAAATAATGCCTACTGGTGGCATTAATGCAAGCAATATGAATAACTGGATTGATGCAGGAGCAGTAGCTGTTGGAATAGGCAGTGACTTTAATCGAGCATATAAAGATGGCGGATATGAAGCGGTGGTAGCGGCAAGTAGAAAATACCGTGGAGAACTTGGTAAATAA
- a CDS encoding sugar kinase, with translation MTSKIVWTLGDALITFNPSTTGPMRYVSSFERKVGGAELNFAIGCARLGIQTKWMSRLGGDEFGKVIYNFARGEGIDMSFVKLMEGYPTSLNFKEIREDGSGKTFYYRYQSPILTLSEDDISKEMFEGVDVIHLTGVFLAIAPQNLNITMRVLKIAKENDITVSFDPNIRLKLWTIEEAKRAYAQIFPFVDILLTGFDEIELILESASKDSLERFASENDIAQLIIKDGSNGVQAYINGNWYKKEAFKFKVIDTVGAGDGFDAAYIYSFLNDMSIDERLTFANAVGGLVTTVSGDNEGLPELEDVEAFLGKRKIIER, from the coding sequence GTGACTTCTAAAATAGTTTGGACTTTAGGAGATGCGCTAATTACTTTTAATCCATCTACCACAGGTCCGATGCGTTATGTATCAAGCTTTGAACGTAAAGTTGGTGGGGCCGAATTAAACTTTGCAATTGGATGTGCAAGACTAGGTATACAAACGAAGTGGATGAGTCGACTTGGTGGAGATGAGTTTGGCAAGGTTATTTATAATTTTGCGCGCGGTGAAGGCATAGATATGTCTTTTGTCAAGCTAATGGAAGGCTACCCAACCTCATTAAACTTTAAAGAAATACGAGAAGATGGCTCTGGTAAAACATTTTATTACCGATATCAATCACCGATTTTAACACTATCGGAAGATGATATTTCAAAGGAAATGTTTGAAGGGGTAGATGTCATTCATTTAACCGGAGTATTTTTAGCGATTGCGCCACAAAATTTGAATATTACAATGCGTGTATTGAAGATAGCAAAGGAAAACGATATTACAGTATCTTTTGATCCGAATATTCGATTAAAACTCTGGACAATTGAAGAGGCAAAGAGGGCTTACGCACAAATTTTCCCATTTGTTGACATTTTACTAACTGGTTTCGATGAAATTGAACTAATACTCGAGAGTGCTTCGAAGGATAGCTTGGAACGGTTTGCGAGTGAAAATGACATCGCTCAATTGATTATTAAAGATGGAAGTAATGGAGTCCAAGCTTATATTAACGGAAATTGGTATAAAAAAGAGGCATTTAAATTTAAGGTAATTGATACAGTAGGCGCTGGAGATGGATTTGATGCTGCCTATATTTACAGTTTTTTAAATGATATGTCAATAGATGAACGATTAACCTTTGCTAATGCAGTTGGAGGTCTCGTTACAACTGTATCAGGTGATAACGAAGGCTTGCCGGAATTAGAAGATGTTGAAGCATTTCTTGGAAAACGGAAAATTATCGAGCGATAA
- a CDS encoding ATP-dependent Clp protease ATP-binding subunit, producing the protein MMFNRFTQRAQKVLQLAQEEAIRWKHESIGTEHILLGLIREGGGIAAKALEAIDVSPQIIESGIEELVGKGSKDVGPIVHYTPRAKKVIELSVDESRKLGHAYIGTEHILLALIREGEGVAARVLSNAGVSLNKARQQVLLLLGNNDTAQSGQNVTQSVNTPTLDGLARDLTAIAREGSLDPVIGRSKEITRVIEVLSRRTKNNPVLIGEPGVGKTAIAEGLAQQIVNNEVPETLRDKRVMTLDMGTVVAGTKYRGEFEDRLKKVMDEIRQAGNVILFIDELHTLIGAGGAEGAIDASNILKPSLARGELQCIGATTLDEYRKYIEKDAALERRFQPIQVDEPSVDETIQIINGLRDRYEAHHRVKITDEAVEAAAKLSDRYISDRFLPDKAIDLIDEAGSKVRLRSFTVPPNLKALEDKLEGVRSEKNAAVSSQEFEKAAALRDTEQKIKDELDQTKKTWKEKQGKEESKVTVEDIAEVVSMWTGIPVSKIAQEESAKLLNLEGELHKRVVGQGEAVEAISRAIRRARAGLKDPKRPIGSFIFLGPTGVGKTELARALAEVMFGDEDAMIRIDMSEYMEKHSTSRLVGSPPGYVGFDDGGQLTEKVRRKPYSVVLFDEIEKAHPDVFNILLQVLDDGRLTDSKGRSVDFRNTVVIMTSNVGADALKYQKNLGFSVGDSSSKYKDMKGTMLEELKKAFRPEFLNRIDEMIVFHSLEKEQLKEIISLMANSLTKRLKEQNIELELTDAALEKIAEEGYDPQYGARPLRRALQKHVEDRLSEELLKGNVATGQQVTFDYVDGEFVVRPKDPVNV; encoded by the coding sequence ATGATGTTTAACCGTTTTACTCAACGAGCACAAAAAGTATTGCAATTAGCCCAAGAAGAAGCAATTCGCTGGAAGCACGAATCAATTGGTACAGAACATATTTTACTTGGACTTATTCGTGAAGGTGGCGGGATTGCAGCGAAAGCGTTAGAAGCAATCGATGTTAGCCCACAAATTATCGAATCTGGAATCGAAGAGCTAGTTGGAAAAGGGTCAAAAGACGTTGGACCAATTGTGCACTATACACCAAGAGCTAAAAAAGTCATTGAATTATCTGTAGATGAGTCTCGTAAGCTTGGCCATGCTTATATCGGTACTGAGCATATTTTATTGGCTCTAATTCGTGAAGGTGAAGGAGTAGCTGCCCGTGTCCTTTCAAATGCAGGGGTAAGTTTAAACAAAGCACGTCAACAAGTGCTGTTACTACTTGGCAATAATGATACAGCTCAAAGCGGCCAAAACGTAACTCAATCAGTAAATACGCCTACTTTAGATGGCTTGGCACGTGACTTAACAGCAATTGCTCGTGAAGGTTCATTAGATCCAGTAATTGGGCGAAGCAAAGAAATTACTCGAGTAATTGAAGTGCTATCACGTCGTACGAAAAATAACCCTGTATTAATCGGAGAACCAGGTGTTGGTAAAACAGCGATTGCAGAAGGTTTAGCTCAGCAAATCGTCAACAATGAAGTGCCAGAAACTTTACGCGATAAACGTGTTATGACACTTGATATGGGGACAGTTGTTGCAGGTACAAAATATCGTGGAGAATTCGAAGATCGTTTGAAAAAGGTAATGGATGAAATTCGTCAAGCGGGTAATGTTATTTTATTCATCGATGAACTTCACACATTAATTGGTGCTGGTGGTGCTGAGGGGGCAATTGATGCTTCTAATATTTTAAAACCTTCATTAGCACGTGGTGAATTACAATGTATCGGTGCTACAACCCTTGATGAGTACCGTAAATATATCGAAAAAGATGCTGCATTAGAGCGTCGTTTCCAACCAATTCAAGTAGATGAACCATCTGTAGATGAAACAATCCAAATTATTAACGGATTACGTGATCGCTATGAGGCGCACCACCGTGTAAAAATTACAGATGAAGCAGTTGAAGCAGCTGCAAAACTATCAGACCGTTATATCTCTGATCGCTTCCTACCAGATAAAGCAATTGACTTAATTGATGAAGCAGGTTCAAAAGTACGTTTACGTTCATTCACAGTTCCACCAAACTTAAAAGCGCTTGAAGATAAGTTAGAAGGTGTTCGTTCGGAGAAAAATGCTGCAGTATCAAGTCAAGAATTTGAAAAAGCAGCGGCCCTACGCGACACAGAACAGAAAATTAAAGATGAACTAGACCAAACAAAGAAAACTTGGAAGGAAAAGCAAGGGAAAGAAGAGTCTAAAGTTACTGTTGAAGATATAGCAGAAGTCGTTTCAATGTGGACTGGGATTCCTGTTTCTAAAATTGCTCAAGAAGAGTCAGCTAAACTTCTAAACCTTGAAGGCGAATTACACAAACGTGTTGTAGGTCAAGGTGAAGCGGTTGAAGCAATTTCTCGTGCAATTCGTCGAGCTCGTGCAGGTTTAAAGGATCCGAAACGTCCTATTGGCTCATTCATCTTCTTAGGTCCTACGGGAGTAGGTAAAACTGAACTTGCACGTGCACTTGCTGAAGTAATGTTTGGCGATGAAGATGCAATGATTCGAATCGATATGTCAGAGTACATGGAAAAACACTCAACTTCACGTTTAGTTGGTTCACCTCCTGGATATGTAGGATTTGATGATGGCGGTCAATTAACTGAAAAAGTACGCCGCAAACCATACTCTGTTGTGTTATTCGATGAAATTGAAAAAGCACATCCAGATGTGTTCAATATTTTATTACAAGTATTAGATGACGGTCGTTTAACAGATTCAAAAGGCCGTTCAGTTGATTTCCGTAATACAGTGGTCATTATGACATCAAACGTTGGTGCAGATGCATTAAAATATCAAAAGAACTTAGGCTTCAGTGTGGGCGACTCTTCTAGCAAGTATAAAGATATGAAGGGTACAATGCTGGAAGAATTGAAAAAGGCATTCCGCCCAGAGTTCTTAAACCGTATTGATGAGATGATTGTCTTCCACTCACTAGAAAAAGAACAACTAAAAGAAATCATTTCATTAATGGCTAATTCATTAACGAAACGATTAAAAGAACAAAATATTGAGCTAGAACTGACAGATGCTGCTCTTGAAAAAATTGCTGAAGAAGGTTATGACCCACAATATGGTGCTCGTCCACTACGTCGTGCATTACAGAAACATGTGGAAGATCGCCTCTCTGAAGAATTATTGAAGGGGAATGTAGCAACTGGTCAACAAGTTACATTTGATTATGTTGATGGAGAATTTGTTGTACGTCCTAAGGACCCAGTGAATGTTTAA
- a CDS encoding protein arginine kinase, with amino-acid sequence MNIEDFLKSEAPSWMKVKGTDGDIVISTRIRLARNLDGFRFPLSFSEKEAKEVDEAVTKAVLNISEKNFSHFTIKEMPALQRQVLVEKHLISPLLAKKENSSSVLISDDESISIMVNEEDHLRIQCLSPGMQLLETYNLAYKLDNELENHLPYAFNNTLGYLTSCPTNVGTGLRASVMMHLPALTMSKQIKVITQMLTRLGMVVRGIYGEGSENLGNFYQISNQVTLGKSEEEIIEDLQNAVVQIIRNERASRESLLNKAPLVLEDRFNRSLGTLKYAHIMTSEEAAACLSNVRLGVDLGIIKSIPLHVLNECMILIQPGFVQQYAGTTLHPNERDLFRAKMLREKLNSKTNKFNNKGEEKYDV; translated from the coding sequence ATGAATATAGAAGACTTTTTAAAAAGCGAAGCACCAAGTTGGATGAAAGTAAAGGGAACTGATGGTGATATTGTCATAAGTACCCGCATACGATTGGCTAGAAATTTAGATGGTTTTCGTTTCCCGCTAAGCTTTTCTGAGAAAGAGGCAAAGGAAGTTGATGAAGCCGTAACAAAGGCGGTATTAAATATTAGTGAAAAAAATTTTTCTCATTTCACGATTAAAGAAATGCCTGCGTTACAAAGACAGGTTTTAGTTGAGAAACACCTTATTAGCCCGCTATTAGCAAAAAAGGAAAATTCGTCATCCGTGTTAATTTCAGACGATGAATCCATTAGTATCATGGTTAATGAAGAGGACCATTTACGAATACAATGTCTATCACCTGGAATGCAACTTTTAGAAACGTATAACTTAGCATATAAATTAGATAATGAACTAGAAAATCATTTACCATATGCATTTAACAATACACTAGGATATCTAACTAGCTGTCCAACTAATGTTGGAACAGGGCTCCGTGCATCAGTCATGATGCATCTACCTGCACTTACAATGTCAAAGCAAATAAAAGTAATAACTCAGATGTTAACGAGATTAGGAATGGTTGTAAGGGGTATATATGGAGAAGGTAGTGAAAATTTGGGGAACTTTTATCAAATTTCAAACCAAGTAACCCTAGGTAAATCTGAAGAGGAAATTATTGAAGATTTACAAAACGCGGTTGTACAAATTATCCGAAATGAACGTGCATCCCGAGAATCTCTACTGAACAAGGCGCCACTTGTACTCGAAGATCGTTTTAATCGGTCTCTCGGTACTTTAAAATATGCTCATATTATGACAAGTGAAGAAGCGGCAGCATGTTTATCGAATGTTCGATTAGGCGTTGATTTGGGCATCATCAAGAGTATTCCTTTACATGTTTTAAATGAATGTATGATTTTGATTCAACCTGGTTTTGTGCAACAGTATGCTGGTACAACATTGCATCCAAACGAACGAGATTTATTCCGAGCAAAAATGTTGCGAGAGAAACTAAATTCAAAAACCAATAAATTTAATAACAAAGGAGAGGAAAAATATGATGTTTAA
- a CDS encoding nucleotide excision repair protein, whose protein sequence is MICEHCKQRHATVTVTQVVNGQKSERHYCEVCASQFHPFNLDFHKDEQVPIHQLVSNWFGLPIWKTGTQEKQTQNTQQVTTCPSCGFTFRKFLNEGKLGCPQCYETFSNQLPQVLAKIQSSTKHIGKVPGNTKQSNERIKKQIEMIREQLKVAIVEERFEDAARLRDEVKELERKLESGGVDQS, encoded by the coding sequence ATGATTTGTGAGCACTGTAAGCAACGCCATGCAACAGTAACAGTCACACAAGTAGTAAATGGCCAAAAAAGCGAAAGGCATTATTGCGAGGTGTGTGCATCGCAGTTTCATCCATTTAATTTAGATTTCCATAAAGATGAACAAGTACCTATTCATCAACTGGTTTCAAACTGGTTTGGCCTTCCAATATGGAAAACAGGAACGCAAGAAAAGCAAACACAAAATACACAACAAGTCACAACTTGCCCAAGTTGTGGATTTACATTTAGAAAGTTTTTGAATGAAGGCAAGCTAGGTTGCCCACAATGTTATGAAACATTCAGTAATCAGTTACCGCAAGTGTTAGCAAAAATTCAATCAAGCACAAAACATATTGGAAAAGTACCTGGAAATACAAAGCAAAGTAACGAAAGAATTAAAAAACAAATAGAGATGATCCGCGAACAGCTAAAAGTGGCAATCGTGGAAGAGCGGTTTGAAGATGCTGCTAGATTGCGTGATGAAGTTAAAGAACTGGAACGCAAGCTTGAAAGTGGTGGTGTTGATCAATCATGA
- a CDS encoding CtsR family transcriptional regulator codes for MRNISDIIEGYLKQIIELGGQGHIEIKRSELADKFQCVPSQINYVINTRFTAERGYLVESKRGGGGYIRILRVKANSRIDLLEDMIKQIEQGATQSMAEDIVFRLIDEEVITKREAKLILAAIDRSTIRLQLPTRDELRSIILKAMLTTLKYD; via the coding sequence GTGAGAAATATATCTGACATCATTGAAGGTTATTTAAAGCAAATTATCGAATTAGGTGGTCAAGGGCATATTGAAATTAAACGTAGTGAATTGGCAGATAAGTTCCAATGTGTACCCTCACAAATAAATTATGTTATTAATACTCGGTTTACAGCCGAAAGAGGATACTTAGTTGAAAGTAAACGTGGAGGCGGGGGATATATTCGAATATTGCGTGTAAAAGCAAATTCGAGAATAGATTTACTAGAGGATATGATCAAGCAAATTGAACAGGGTGCTACCCAATCAATGGCAGAAGATATTGTATTCCGTTTGATTGATGAAGAAGTCATTACAAAACGGGAAGCAAAATTAATCTTAGCTGCGATTGATCGATCCACAATTCGTCTTCAACTTCCAACAAGAGACGAGCTAAGATCCATCATCTTAAAAGCAATGTTAACAACATTAAAATATGATTAA